In Actinomycetota bacterium, the sequence TACGGATCTCCGTGACCGACCGGTGCAATTTCCGCTGCACCTACTGCATGCCCGAGGACTACTCCGAGTGGCTCCCGAAGCCGGACATCCTCACGTTCGAGGAGATCGCCCGACTCGTGGGGGTGCTGCACGGCTTCGGCATCCACACCGTCCGGCTCACGGGAGGCGAGCCTCTGATGCGGCGCGAGCTGCACCGGCTCGTCGGGATGCTTCGTGGGATCGACCCAGACCTGGACCTCTCCCTGACCACGAACGGGTTCTTCCTGCGTGACCAGGCCGACGCCCTGGCCGCGGCTGGGTTGAGGCGGGTGAACGTCTCGCTCGACTCCCTGCGGCGCGACCGGTTCGCCGAGATGACGCGGCGCGACGCCCTGCCCGAGGTCCTCGAAGGCATCGAGGCGGCGGGGAAGGCGGGGCTCGACCCGATCAAGGTGAACGTCGTGGCGATCCGCGGCTGCAACGACGACGAGGTGGTCGACCTGGTCGACTGGGGCCGCGCAGGGGGGTACCAGGTGAGGTTCATCGAGTTCATGCCGCTCGACGGCGATCACGCCTGGCGCAAGGATGCGGTCTTCTCCAAGCGAGAGATCCTGGACGTGATCGGCGCCCGCCACCCGTTCCGCGCGGTTGGTGTCGACGAGCGGGAGCCGGCGCAGCGATACGCGTTCGAGGACGGACGCGGCGAGTTCGGCGTGATCGGATCCGTGACCGAGCCGTTCTGCTCCACGTGCGATCGGATACGCATCACCGCGGACGGGCAGCTGCGCACGTGTCTGTTCGCGCTTGACCCGTTCGACCTCCGCGGGCTGCTGCGTTCCGGCGCG encodes:
- the moaA gene encoding GTP 3',8-cyclase MoaA, giving the protein MQPLVDMFGRTVGDVRISVTDRCNFRCTYCMPEDYSEWLPKPDILTFEEIARLVGVLHGFGIHTVRLTGGEPLMRRELHRLVGMLRGIDPDLDLSLTTNGFFLRDQADALAAAGLRRVNVSLDSLRRDRFAEMTRRDALPEVLEGIEAAGKAGLDPIKVNVVAIRGCNDDEVVDLVDWGRAGGYQVRFIEFMPLDGDHAWRKDAVFSKREILDVIGARHPFRAVGVDEREPAQRYAFEDGRGEFGVIGSVTEPFCSTCDRIRITADGQLRTCLFALDPFDLRGLLRSGASDDELADFFRAAVWTKGPGHQIGSRGFVQPDRPMVAIGG